The nucleotide window aaggaaataaatttcaacataatcaaaataaagtGTTCTAGCCGGTTAGCTTTAATATATAAGACataattaatttagataataatgataaataagaaaaggaaaagagacgGGAGACTAGAAATTTGGAATTTGTTGTGCTTTATTAGTCTTGTTTAGCTCGAATTTGATGTGGACAATTTACTTACATATAAAAACTAAAGAATTTTTTACATGTCAAATGTTCccttcacaatttttttttttcaaaaaaaaaaaagtcatctTTTCAAATAAAGTAAAAGCTGTGTTTGGGAATGTATTGAAAAGCAATAactatatttatttcaaaataaaattcccCCCAAATTATATCTTTGAACGAAAATCTCCCTTTTTTGTTAGATCCATTCGAAAAATGTTTTTACCCTTTGTAAATTACATTTATTATCTCAGATTGGGTTTAAAAACACTTTCTTACCTTTGATGATATCTATCATACTTTTTTATCGAATAATGATTTATATCATCAATGATGAAGAAAACCCATTTCCttttaaactttattgaatTACAATATATGATCAATTATcaatttcttaatataaatgaaaaaaaaagtcaaaagggTACAAGATAATTATGCataaagttatataaaaaataaaattaaacatttaatttgatacttgaaatctctcttttttatCACTCAATTTATCTTTTGAACTTGGATAAAAGTGCGAGATTAGAAATGAGTTGAATGATTGGAGTTGAATTGAAATTAAGATTGCAACAAGGGATTTAGTGAAAACTTTATAAAGTTAGAACTTTTTGATAGATTCATAATGTAGAGGAGGTGGGAAAGGCCAacaattaattaagattaagaTTAAAGTTTGTTCCAACTTTCAACACCACCATCATTTGAAGTGAAACTCTATATGCAACAACCACACAATACACATAATTAACATGGATGTGAAGCCAAATCTGGTTACTTTTGAAAAAGACCCTTTATCAAATACTCATTAACTACATCTTATCTTAAgatcaaatcaattattaaaaccacaTGTTCATATCTTTCAAATTCCAATTAATTATTGACATGTACAGCCCTTTTAGATGAACTTTTCATCTTCAAATCTTTACAATATTTAGAATTCTATAATAATACCCTTTTTTCTCTAGACTTTCTATTACATTTTGCTCTTTTTAAACCACTACTAGCAATGGAATAGCAAATAAATGACAAAAGTCTATTGCCATATAAACATTTAtggaacaaaaacaaaatacaaaagtaCACAATTCAAGAATcacaaagaagttgaaaaagagaacaaaaaaataGGAGGAAACCTCAAAATTCAATCTTAATAATACATGACAAACAAGCAATATCATacaaaatgagattgaaaacaggaacaagaaaaaaaataacaatcacCATCTCAATTGATTTTTGATAGCATTGTTCAATTGGAAAAATCACAGCTTGATTACCGTATTTTCTTTCACTGTCATAGAGAAAACATTGTTGCTGCAACCATAGCAACCCCCCAAAATACCACATTTTGCAGGGTTACCTTGGGCCTTAAGGCAGCAGAGGTAGCCAATGTAGTATCATCAGGAGTTTCATCAGCCTTCTTCTTTTTAGACTTCGCGGGGGCAGGTGCTGGTGCCGGAGGCTTTGTTCCAAAAAGATCCCAAGGAAGAAGCACTTGGTCCACTTGATAAACGGCAAGCTGGCCATCCGTATACACGGTGCCAGAAACACTGGTGTTGGTAATGCCTGTGGTAAGATTTACTGAATTGCCATAAGAGGTGATGTTGAGTGGATATTTGTATCTGCTGCTATCTCCGGCGTTTGTTCTGATTGGATTGCTCACGGTTTGGAACTGGGATAGAGGAATGTATGTGGGGATTACATGAAATTGAACCAATGCCACCTTTTGTTGATCGTTTAGGGAGTTGAGAGTGCCAGTGCTGAGGCTGGCGAAGGCGTTGTCACTGGGTGCAAAGAGGGTCATGCCATTGTTTGTGTCATTGAGTTGGTGATCGATTTGATCAGCAACTGCAGTAGCCTTCATGAGCCGAATAAGAAGCGAAAATTGGCCAGCTTTTTCAAGGATTTTAGTAACGTTTGTTGGGGCAGGTGGCCCTGGAGCTGCAGCTGGCTGGGCTAGCGTTTTTGTGGAATgtagaagaaagagaagaagtaGTGGTAAATAGAATAGCTGTTCTTTCATGACCATCTTTGTTGTATTTGACGTTTAATGGAAGAAAGAATGGAGTCTGAACAAGCGTTCGATGAATACTGAGAACAGAGAAGGGGGGTTTTATCATGGATGGAAGACAATTAAGTTAGGTAAAATGTACCGTTTTAGTTAAAACTCTTAGCTGTTGGCAACTTTAATTGTCTAGATTGGTGAAGGGAATCAATGGAGAGAGAGATTTGACACTGTTGCAGCGACTGGATTGCTTGAAAAGGCAGGAAAACAGAAGATTTCAAGTAGTTGTGTGGGCAAATAAAGATGAACATGATAGCTTTTACTTTACCTTGTATAAATCTTCCTGGTAAAACAAAGCGTTGCTTGCTTGCTTGCCATAACCTTAAGAAAGAAGTTTCTTTTGTTGTACCTCAATACTGGCAGGATCAGTAGTATTTCATGAAGATGGGGACAGTGGCCCAACTTCATGAATACAATTGTCTATCTTCACGAAATATATTTTCTGCCATTGTCAACGGTTCTGACTCATCTGGGTCCCTAACTATTTGATTGCAGATGGTCCACATAATTAGCCTGGAAGTTGAAATGTTTAGTCTTGAATTGTTTCAATAACTCATTATGATTTCTGATTAAACAAAGTCCACATTCAGTTTTGTACTAAGTTCGATAATAGAGTAAATGTACCACCCATAGAAATTGCTTCAACAATCTACATGGTATAAAACAGGCATATGAAAGTAAATTTGTCCAGATTTTGGTTTCAAAACTTAATGGATGAATCAATATTTTGCTTTCAGTTTGAGCAATCACAGCTACTGACAAGCGTCTGCATTTGTTTAGGTTTGGATATAGCTCTACGAAATTAAAATAGTCTGTAGACATGCACTCTAGCCTGTTACACTCTAAAGTGATTGTCGACCAACAGTCAGTACTTCTTCGTTTTTCCTTCTGCAGTTTTGATGATATCTTGGTTCTTCTAAATCTATGGCATTACCTAGGCTCGGAGATATAACACAGAGGAGGTAAAATTGactaaaagtaaaaatataaggggtcaattaagaaatgataaaaatttaaaaaaggttattgtgaaattctaaaaattattttgatactttgaatatattaaactaatcatttttcaagattaaagaaattttaaaatacttatttttcattaaaagaaagtaattcaaaattttcaaacctaaagaGATCAGATGACCCTCATTAACCTTGGGTCCACCCGCCCCTGATTACTCATCagagattttaattttgtttttattctatatataCATTCACATGTGGAGGTGTCCATTCTGCTTGAGCTATCTTTGATTATCAAATTGGTAATCAAATAATGGGAAGAGCAAGTGGTGATTGCTTTTGAAGATTTGGTTAGTTTGTGAGTAAACTCACCAAAGCTGTGCTCTTTGTGTGTGCGTTGCTTATACGTCAAGATGTTATGGGTGGAAccataattttaacttttgataATAAACAATCAATCATTTAAAACTATTACAACGACAAGGATTAGTGTCCCGTAATACTTGATTAAGAAAATGTAACATAAAAGACTTTGATGTCTGTGTGCAATATTTCTGCTTGaggtgatttttaaattatcttcCTATGAGTGGCAAAAACGAAATAGAGCCCAAATCCATGATGGCCCTCTTCCATTTATGACTTGTATTCAGTCTTTTTAAGGGAAATAATAGATTATATTCAACTTCCATCTTTGTCTCAAAACTAA belongs to Mangifera indica cultivar Alphonso chromosome 2, CATAS_Mindica_2.1, whole genome shotgun sequence and includes:
- the LOC123205674 gene encoding fasciclin-like arabinogalactan protein 12, which codes for MVMKEQLFYLPLLLLFLLHSTKTLAQPAAAPGPPAPTNVTKILEKAGQFSLLIRLMKATAVADQIDHQLNDTNNGMTLFAPSDNAFASLSTGTLNSLNDQQKVALVQFHVIPTYIPLSQFQTVSNPIRTNAGDSSRYKYPLNITSYGNSVNLTTGITNTSVSGTVYTDGQLAVYQVDQVLLPWDLFGTKPPAPAPAPAKSKKKKADETPDDTTLATSAALRPKVTLQNVVFWGVAMVAATMFSL